From Desmodus rotundus isolate HL8 chromosome 10, HLdesRot8A.1, whole genome shotgun sequence, one genomic window encodes:
- the C10H5orf24 gene encoding UPF0461 protein C5orf24 homolog codes for MMHPVASSNPAFCGPGKPSCLSEDAMRAADQFDIYSSQQSKYSHTVSHKPMACQRPDPLNETHLQTTSGRSIEIKDELKKKKNLNRSGKRGRPSGTTKSAGYRTSTGRPLGTTKAAGFKTSPGRPLGTTKAAGYKVSPGRPPGSIKALSRLADLGYGCGTAAFPYPMMHGRAVHGVEENSSEVKPPNE; via the coding sequence ATGATGCATCCTGTTGCCAGCAGCAATCCGGCTTTCTGTGGGCCTGGCAAGCCTTCTTGCCTCAGTGAAGATGCCATGAGAGCTGCTGATCAGTTTGACATATATTCCTCTCAGCAAAGCAAATATAGCCACACAGTCAGCCACAAACCAATGGCTTGTCAGAGGCCAGACCCATTAAATGAAACGCACTTGCAGACTACGAGTGGCAGAAGCATAGAGATAAAAGatgaactaaagaaaaagaaaaatctcaatcgATCTGGTAAGCGTGGCCGGCCTTCTGGAACCACCAAATCAGCAGGATACCGGACCAGCACAGGCAGACCCCTGGGAACCACCAAAGCGGCTGGATTTAAGACAAGTCCAGGCAGACCTTTGGGCACAACCAAAGCTGCGGGATACAAAGTCAGCCCGGGGAGACCTCCGGGTAGCATCAAAGCTCTGTCCCGTCTCGCCGACCTTGGGTATGGTTGTGGCACAGCTGCTTTTCCTTACCCTATGATGCACGGCAGAGCGGTTCACGGGGTAGAGGAAAACAGCAGCGAGGTCAAGCCCCCCAATGAGTGA